The Gordonia terrae genome contains the following window.
CGGCAATTCCTATGTAGACGTGCGAGAAGATCAGTTGCACCAACGGGCCGAATAGGCTGGCGCGCCTATAGCCGAAAAAGTCGGTGATCACGCTGTTCGGAGCCCCCAACACCTCGTGCGGAAGCACTTGAACATCTTTGAAGTCCGTTGTACCGCTGTCGGTCCGCCGCATCCCCAGGGCTTTCCAGTCATTGTTGGGACGCACTCCCCCTCGGTCGGTGGGTATGACCGCTGTGATAATTCCCGACCGCTCGGGTGAGTCATCATCCTGCGCCACGCCAAACACCAGAAGCAGATCGGATCCGAGCGCCCCGCTACAGAAATGCTTGGTCCCGTTCAGCACGTAACCACCGTCGTCGCGTGGGGTTGCACGCACCTTCCAGTCGAGAATGTGACTGTTGTTCTCGCTCAACGCGTTCCCCGTCCAGGAACCCTGCGCCACGCGGCGGTAAGTGGCGTCGCGCTGCTCCGGCGAGCCGAGGAGTTCGATGAAGGCTGCACACACGAGGTGGTATCCGTAGAGGTGGCCAAGCGAGCCGTCGACCTTGGCAATCTCGCGGATTACTGCGAAGACTGAATCGCCCCGGGTTTGCTGGAGGCTCGGTTAGTTGGTTCCAGCGTTTGCGGGGACCGGGTTCTCACGGTAGCTGGTGACGGTGTGGGTCGACCAGTAGGCGCTCTCGTACTCGACGGGTGGGACGTGTCCGATCTCGCCGTGCAGGCGGCGGTGGTTGAACCATTCGACGTACTCAGCGACGGCGATCTCGACCTCGCCCACACCTGCCCAGCCGCCTCGCGGGCGCATCACGGGGTTACGGATGCATTCGGCTTTGAACAGCGAGTTGAACGCCTCAGCCATCGCGTTGTCGTATGAATCCCCCTTGGAGCCAACAGATGTCACCGCTTCGGCTTCGGCCAGTCGTTCGGTGTAGCGGATGGCTCGGTATTGGGCGCGTTCAATCGGTCGATGCAACACTGGGTTGTTGTAGCGAGTGTAGTTGTTCGCCAAAGACTTCGGCGGGAGTTTTCCATCCAAGGACTTTTCTAGGACGGTTGTTGAGGGTGTAGGCGATGGCCTCGAGGTCCTCAGCTGACCACCGCGACAGATCAGTTCCCTTAGGAAAATATTGGCGCAGAACACCATTGGTGTTCTCGTTGGATGGTCGCTGCCACGGTGAGTGCGGATCGGCGAAGAACACCTGCGTTCCGGTGTCCATCGCGAACTGGGCGTGAGCGGACAGTTCCTTGCCGCGATCCCACGTCAACGTTTTGCGCAACTGCTGCGGCAGCGCGGCGATCGACGCTGTCAGTCCTGCATTCATCGCGATGGCACCGTAGCCACCGAGTGCGGGCCCGTTCTTCACAGGCGGCTGCTCACCCCAGCCCTGCTGGCGTGGCAGATGCACCAGAAGTGTTGCACGACTACGACGTTCAACGATCGTGCCGATCGCCGATCTCCCAGTTCCGATAATCAGATCACCCTCCCAGTGCCCGGGGACGGCACGGTCCTCGGCCTCGGCAGGGCGCTGACTGAACACGACATCGGAGGTGACGTGACCCTGCGGCTTGTTGCGCGAGCGGGCCCGCGGCTCCCTCAGTGCACGTCCGGTGCGCAGGCACGCGACCAGCTCACGTTTGAGCGCGCCGCGGCCCTCGATGAACAGGGACTGGTAGATCGCCTCGTGACTGATACGCATGGATTCATCATCGGGGAAGTCGACCTTCAAACGCTGGGAGATCTGCTCTGGACTCCACGCCAGCGACCACCGCCGGTTGGCCCGGTGCGGTTTGTTAAGCCCCTTCCATGGCGGTGGCGTGGGGCCCGCAGCGATCGTGCCATCGGGACGGCGGACAACGCCGGCCAGGCGGTCCTGTACGTACTCCCGCAACTCGACGTGGGCCACGAGCTTCGCTGTTTTCGGGCGCTTGGCGGCCTGCTGGGCTTTCCACTGCGCCACCAACGCCCGATACTCGAGCTTCCCGCTCCTGGTTGCGGCGTTGCGCCGTAGCTCACGCGAGATCGTGGCCGGACTCCGCCCGATCCACCGTGCGATCTCACGCACCCCACGATCCTGGGCGCGTAGCAGCGCGATCTCTTCCCGTTCGGCGAAGGATAGATAGCGGCCCGAAGGCTCATCCAGACTCAGCGGCCTCATGCCGCCAGCGTGGCGGAACCAGCGTGTACCCACCGGCACCGACACACCGACAGCGATCGATGCCTGTGCCGTGCTCACCCCCGTCGCGACCACCCGCCAAAACTCACGTTGCACCTGCCGCGACGGCTCCGGCCGCCCCGGCGATCGCATCGCCGGCCGAAGTGCACGATCAGCACGCCACTGCCGACGAACACCTACCGCCACATCGCTGGTCCTCCGACTCCAGTCCGCCGTAGCCACCGCAAACACCTCCATGATCATGGTGTTGCGACGACCAGTTGAATCCGCCTTGCACTCCGCGGTCGGAGTGGTGGATCAGCCCGGCCACGTCGTGGCCGGCACGCGACCGTGCCCACAATCCCATGTTCAGGGCGTCGAGGGCGAGGTCGGTGTGCATGGTGGTCGAGACCTGCCAGCCGACGACCATCCGCGAGAACACGTCCAGGACGAACGCCGCGTACACCCAGCCCGAGTGGGTGCGGATGTAGGTCAGGTCCGCCACCCACAACGCGTTCGGTGCCGCCGCGGTGAACTGACGGTTGACCCGGTCAGCCGGCCGGGGTGTTTCAGCTCCCTCGCTGCGCGTGGTCTTGCGTGTCTTGAGTCTCGCTATCCCTTGCAGCCCATCGGCTTTCATCAATCGCTCGACGGTGCAGCGGGCAGCACTATGGCCCTGTCTGCGCAATTGGGCATGCACCTTGCGGGCACCGTAGACGCCGAGGTTGTCGGCATGCACCGCGCGGACCTGGGTAAGGAGCTCCCGGTCACGCACCACACGAGGCGCCTCGGTCTTCTGGGGGCTCAGGTGGGCTCGTACCGTGGACGGAGCGATCTGGGCGGACGTATCGCGCAATGCCGCACAGATCGGATCGACTCCGTGTTCATCGCGGTGAGCCGCGACGAACTCCACGATCAGCGCTGTGGGCGGTCGATCTCCGCCGCAAAGAAAGCCGAAGCCTGCTTCAAGATCGTGTTCGCTCGCCGCAGTTCACGGTTCTCCCGCTCCAACGCCGCGATGCGGTCAGCGTCCTCACTCGTGGTGCCCGGGCGGACCCCGCCGTCGATCTCGGCCTGACGAACCCAATTGCGCAACGCCTCGGGATGGACTCCGAGCTGATCGGCGATCCGCTTGATCGCACCTCTCGACGAATCGGGATCTCGTCGCGCTTCACATGCCATCCGGGTGGCCCGGTCCTTGAGTTCCTCACTGTACTTGCGTGGTGCTGCCATGCTCTCCATCCTTCACAGGTTCGAGAGCCTCCGACAGACCCGGGGCGGTTCAGACCGTCGGCCAATCTGCGCCCCAACCACCGTGCTCCTCGGGTACCGCGAGCGCCAGCAGACCACTTAGGCGTAAGTCCTCTTTCTCACGGGTGGCTGGCCCCCCATCGCGATCCCGTTCGACGATTCCCTCCCGCCAGCTTGCAGCAAGGTCTCGAGCCACCGCGAGAGGATCGCCCGCCCGCCGGTCGGTGGCCGCCGCCGTGTCGTCGGTGACTGTCATTCGTATTCTCCAATCGCTGATGTGCCGGCCGCGCATGTACGCAGGCTCGTCTGCAGAAATTCCGGGGCCGACCAATCAGTCAGGTCGATCGCCTTATCCACCAGATCGTGGTCGACCAGGTACCGCTGTGTCGCAGCAAGGACAGTGAGCGCATCGTGGTCGAGGGTGGGTACTAAGTTGTCGGTGAAGTGCTCGCCGAAACCGCGTGTCACCGCAGTCTCGCTAACACCGAGGTTGCGGGCATGAATCGCGACTGTCTCGGTCAGATGATCGCGCGCCCAGGAGCCTGCCCGGACCACCGTATCCACCAGATGCTGCACGAGTGACGGGTTCTTATCGACGAGTTGCGCGCTGATTGTCCAAACGCTGGCGTAGTGGCTTGTCCTGTCCAAGCTCAGGTCACGCAGCGGTCTAACACCGGTGAGGTCTTCGAACTCCGCGGACCACGGAAGCCAGCTGAATAGCGCATCGACCGTCCCCCCGGCAAAGACTTGTGCCTGATGGGCCCCGACGGCGGGAAAGAGGTCCGAACCGTTCACTGATGCCGATGCGCTGAGTCGGTCCTGCGGTAAGTCGACTCCCGCCGTCTCAATGGGTACGAGCTCGATATCGTTTACTGTTACGCCGGAGTGACGAAGGGTGTGCTGCAGGGCTCGCGCCTCCCAAGTGCCCAGTGCGACGAGAGTCTGGCGCCACGGGTCGAGCTGTCGGTAGTCACCAAGGTCGCCGCGCAGGATCCGGATTGCCGATGCGGATACGCCGACACGATGCCCCGCCAGTTGCTCCGGTGCGGTCAGGGTGGGGTCGGCCGCGTAAAAGCCCAGCTTTCCCTCGAACAGGGTGACGCCCAGGAGGCGTGTGCGACCCGGTGCACGCAGGCCCTCACTCACCAACGGCGGGATCTCTCCGCCGAATCGGGTGTAAGCGGGATGATCGTAGGTGAAGTGCAAGGAGCCCAGCGGCCCTCCCAGCACGTCCAGATTGATGCCAGCCTCGGCGAGCAACTGCGACTCGCGGCCAACCAGCAGGGCGTTGGGAACAGGGCAGTTGCTGTACGCGAGGGTGTGGACCGCTGAGCTGGTGTCGGTCACAGCGCCGCCGCCCCGCTTGGCAGTTCCAGGCCGAGGTGGTCGCGCAGCGTTGATCCCTCATACTCGTCGCGGAATACCCCACGTTCTTGCAACAGCGGCACCACCTGGTCGACAAAGTCCTCGTAAACGCCGGGCAGATAGGCGGCGGAGATGATGAACCCATCAGCCGCTCTCGCATCGAAGTACTCGACCAGTCTGTCGGCGATCTGGGTGGGCGTTCCTCCCCACTGCGGGACAAAACCCACGTTCGTGCCATAACGCTTTCCAAGGTCGGCCAGTGTCAGATCCTCGCCGTCGCTCGCAACCGTGGAGAACATGTGGAGCATGGTGGGGATGTGCGCGTCCCCCAAGCTCGCGACGATGTCGGAGTACTTCGCGTCTAGGGGGAAGGCGGACAAGTCGATTCCACTATGACTCGACAACGTCGACAGACCGACCTCGGGGTGGACGAGACCGTTGATGTATTCGAGGCGATCGCGTGCGATCGCCTCGGTCTCCCCAAGTATGGGCATGACAGCTGTGAAAACCTTCGTGGCGTCGGGGTTGCGACCCGCGGCACTCACTTGCCCCTTGATGTCCTGGTACGTGCGCTGCATCATCTCCAGCGTCGGCGAGATGCTGAACACGGCGTCGGCCCACTGGCCCGCGAAACGTCTACCGCGAGGCGACAATCCGGCCTGGAGGAGTACTGGCTCGCGCTGACTTGAAGGGGGGATTTGCAGGGGGCCGCGCACGTCGAACCAGTCACCACGGTGATCGACGTAATGAACTTTCTTAGGATCAGCGAACCGGCCGCAGATCTTGTCCAACAGCAGCGCATCATCGTCCCACGAGTTCCACAGCTTACGTACGACCTCGACGAACTCGTCCGCGCGGTCGTAACGGGTGTCGTGTTCAAGATGAGCATCGATTCCGAAGTTCTTTGCCTCTGAATCGTTCAGCGATGTCACGATGTTCCACGACACCCGCCCGTCGGACAGGTTATCCAGCGTTGCCAGGATACGGGCGACGTGAAACGGCGGGTAATACGTGGTGGAGATGGTGGCTCCAAGTCCCAACCGGTCGGTCACGGCGGCCATCGTCGCCACCACCGTGGCGGGCTCGAGTGCGATCGCGCCCTGGCCGCCCAGTCCGACGCCTGTTTGCAGATCATGGCCGTAGCTGTCCTCGACTGCGAGAGCATCCGGAAGGAAAAGAAGATCAAACTTTCCGCGTTCAAGGGTCTGAGCGATCTTCTTATAGTATGCACCGGAAAGAAAATCGTTAGTTGCTGCGGATCTAGTGTCCTGAGTCATTAATTTCCGTTCGGTTGTTAGGCTAGGGAATGGCAACCCGGGGTCCGCGAGCAGTGGATATTGTTCTGACTGATGACGAGCGCCGTGAGCTCGAAGGGTGGGCGCGTCGGCGAACGACGGCCTCGGGTTTGGCGATGCGCTCACGAATCGTTCTCGCCGCCGCTGATGGCGGTTCGAATACTGAAGTGGCACAACGACTCGGCCTCAATCGCAGTACCGTGCGGCGCTGGCGAGGCCGGTTCGTCGAGCACCGCTGCGAGGGGTTGCTCGACGAACCCCGGCCTGGGCGACCTCGCACCGTCGACGACGAGCAGATCAAAAACTTGATCACCGCGACTCTCGAGACCACTCCGAAGAATGCGACACACTGGTCGACGCGGGCGATGGCCGAGCATCTCGACATGTCACAGTCAACCGTGTCGCGTGTGTGGCGGGCGTTCGGATTGGCTCCGCACAAACAGGATTCGTGGAAGCTGTCGAGAGATCCCTTGTTCACCGAGAAGGTCCGTGAATCACCCCTGGTTTGATGCCGCTTCCTTCTGAGTCAGGAAGGATGAGCACATGCCTAAGAAGATCGATCCGGAGGTCCGTTCGAGGGCCTTGCGTTTGCTGGAGGCGCACGGCGGCGAGTACACGTCGTTGACTGCCGCGGCAGAGGCGATCGCCAAGCAGGTCGGTGTCGGTGGGGAGACGGTACGTCGGTGGGCCGTGCAGGCCCAGGTCGATGCCGGCGCCCGGTCGGGGACCACGTCGAAGGAGTCCGCTGAGATCAAGCGACTCAAGGCGGAGAACAAGCAATTGCGAGAGGACGTTGCCATTTTGAAAGCGGCGACGACTTTCTTCGCGGGGGAACTCGACCGCCGCAACCGATGATCGTGGCGTTCATAGATCAGATGCGCGCCAACGGTTTTGCGGTCGAGTCGATCTGTCGGGTCTTGCGTGAGCAGGGCTGCATGATTGCCGCACGAACCTACCGGGCATCGCGAACACGCACGCCTGCCGCTCGGACCGTCTCCGATGCCCACGTCGTCGATGCGGTGCGCACCGTGGTCTGGCGCACCGATGACGACGGCCGGCGGAAGATGACTCCGGAGGGCCTCTACGGGCGGGTGAAGATGCGCGCCCATCTGCATCGGACAACACTGCCCGGGGTGTCCTATGGCGCCGTTGATCGAGCGATGAAAGTGCTAGGCCACAACGGGATTCGAAGGTCCAAGGGAGTCCGTACGACCGTGCGGTCCGCTGATGGTGTACGTGCGGAGGATCTGGTGAATCGACAGTTCAGTGCCGTCGAGCCGAACCGGGTGTGGGTGACCGATTTCACCTACTGCCGGACGTGGGCGGGGTGGGTGTACGTGGTGTTCATCATCGACGTGTTCTCACGTCGGATCGTGGCGTGGCACGCCTCGACGTCGAAGACGGTGGAGCTGGTGACGGTCCCGCTTCGGATGGCGCTGTGGCAGCGGAAACGAGAGGGTCATCCGGTGAAAGCTGCTGAGCTGATTCATCATTCGGATGCTGGAAGTCAGGGCGGATTCAACTGGTCGTCGCAACACCATGATCATGGAGGTGTTTGCGGTGGCTACGGCGGACTGGAGTCGGAGGACCAGCGATGTGGCGGTAGGTGTTCGTCGGCAGTGGCGTGCTGATCGTGCACTTCGGCCGGCGATGCGATCGCCGGGGCGGCCGGAGCCGTCGCGGCAGGTGCAACGTGAGTTTTGGCGGGTGGTCGCGACGGGGGTGAGCACGGCACAGGCATCGATCGCTGTCGGTGTGTCGGTGCCGGTGGGTACACGCTGGTTCCGCCACGCTGGCGGCATGAGGCCGCTGAGTCTGGATGAGCCTTCGGGCCGCTATCTATCCTTCGCCGAACGGGAAGAGATCGCGCTGCTACGCGCCCAGGATCGTGGGGTGCGTGAGATCGCACGGTGGATCGGGCGGAGTCCGGCCACGATCTCGCGTGAGCTACGGCGCAACGCCGCAACCAGGAGCGGGAAGCTCGAGTATCGGGCGTTGGTGGCGCAGTGGAAAGCCCAGCAGGCCGCCAAGCGCCCGAAAACAGCGAAGCTCGTGGCCCACGTCGAGTTGCGGGAGTACGTACAGGACCGCCTGGCCGGCGTTGTCCGCCGTCCCGATGGCACGATCGCTGCGGGCCCCACGCCACCGCCATGGAAGGGGCTTAACAAACCGCACCGGGCCAACCGGCGGTGGTCGCTGGCGTGGAGTCCAGAGCAGATCTCCCAGCGTTTGAAGGTCGACTTCCCCGATGATGAATCCATGCGTATCAGTCACGAGGCGATCTACCAGTCCCTGTTCATCGAGGGCCGCGGCGCGCTCAAACGTGAGCTGGTCGCGTGCCTGCGCACCGGACGTGCACTGAGGGAGCCGCGGGCCCGCTCGCGCAACAAGCCGCAGGGTCACGTCACCTCCGATGTCGTGTTCAGTCAGCGCCCTGCCGAGGCCGAGGACCGTGCCGTCCCCGGGCACTGGGAGGGTGATCTGATTATCGGAACTGGGAGATCGGCGATCGGCACGATCGTTGAACGTCGTAGTCGTGCAACACTTCTGGTGCATCTGCCACGCCAGCAGGGCTGGGGTGAGCAGCCGCCTGTGAAGAACGGGCCCGCACTCGGTGGCTACGGTGCCATCGCGATGAATGCAGGACTGACAGCGTCGATCGCCGCGCTGCCGCAGCAGTTGCGCAAAACGTTGACGTGGGATCGCGGCAAGGAACTGTCCGCTCACGCCCAGTTCGCGATGGACACCGGAACGCAGGTGTTCTTCGCCGATCCGCACTCACCGTGGCAGCGACCATCCAACGAGAACACCAATGGTGTTCTGCGCCAATATTTTCCTAAGGGAACTGATCTGTCGCGGTGGTCAGCTGAGGACCTCGAGGCCATCGCCTACACCCTCAACAACCGTCCTAGAAAAGTCCTTGGATGGAAAACTCCCGCCGAAGTCTTTGGCGAACAACTACACTCGCTACAACAACCCAGTGTTGCATCGACCGATTGAACGCGCCCAGTACACATCGGTTACACTGACTGAGCGGCTGCGGCTCGAAGACATCGCCGCGTCGATCGGGTCGGTCGGAGACGCCTACGACAACGCTCTGGCCGAGTCGGTGAACGGGCTGTACAAGACCGAGTGCATCCGGACCACGATCTTCCACTCCGGCCCGTACCGGACGATCTCCGACGTCGAGTTCGCGACCGCTGGTTGGGTCGACTGGTACAACAACAGCAGGCTGCACTCGAGTATCGGCCAGATTCCCCCGACCGAGTTCGAAACGCTCCACTACGCTGGCCTCGGCCCCGAGGACCAGCCCACACTGGAGGCGGCACAAAACCCTAGGGTGATTCACCCAGCCGATCTTTCCCATGCTCCCGGGCACCCCGCAACGGGCCAGCCACGACTATGTGCGCAACGGCACCTCCAGTCTGTACGCGGCGTTGGACATCGCGTCGGGAAAAGTGATCGGTTCGCTTCACTCACGGCATCGGGCAACAGAATTCATCGGGTTTCTCCGCAAGATCGACGCCGAGGTGCCCGACGAGCTCGACGTCCACCTGGTCATGGACAACGCCTCTACCCACAAGACGCCCGCGGTCAAACGATGGCTGACCTCGCACCCACGATTCGTTGTCCACTTCACCCCGACGAGCTCATCCTGGATGAACCTCGTCGAACGCTGGTTCGCCGAACTGACCACCAAGAAGCTCCAACGCTCCACCCACCGCACCGTGAGAGCGCTCAACGCCGACATCAGAGCATGGATCGAGACCTGGAACGACAACCCCCGCCCCTACGTGTGGGTCAAGACCGCTGACCAGATCCTCGACTCCATCGCCCACTACTGCACACGAATTAATGACTCAGAACACTAGCGGGAATTATGTCATAACGTAGGTTATCGGCGAATCTTGGAGAAAATCAGGTCATTTCGTCATCAATGACGAAACTGTGGAGCAATCACGAACCGTTCGGCCGTCGAGGCGTTCTCCAAGCTGATCCTGCGGAACGAGTACACCCTCTCCGACGTCGAGAAGGTCATCGCCGGGGACACCGATGCCGTCGACGTGCCACCCGACTAGACCCCGTCCAGCGGTGGGCCGCGACCTCTCACGGTCGCGGCCCAGCGCCCCGGCCCCGCTCACACCCGCCACCTCGAGGAACCATCGTGACCATCACCGCCGAACTTTTCCCCCGCTGCGCCCTGCCCGGCTGCGCGATCCCCACCGACACCCAGGGCCACCCCTGCAGACAATGCCGCCGTGACCTCGGAACCCTCGTGCGCCACAACCCCGGCGGCCGCCGACGCCCAAACCGGCCGCGACCACGACGTCGCCCTGGCCTACCGGGCTTAAGAACAGCTACGCATCGCCGACGCCGCCGAACAACGCATCGCCCTCCAGATCGGTCAGCGCGAGAAGCCCGGACAGTCCAGTTGGCTGTGCGAGAAACGCCGAAGGTGTGACATTCTGTCCGTTCCGTACCCGAGGAGTGCGAACGTTCTGTAGGTATCGCGCGACGGGCGGTGCGACCACCATGGATGCACTGCGCATCGTCGCGCGCCATGCCCGAACGCACCCCGCCCAATCGGGGGCCGACACTTCCTGGACGGACTCCATGACCGCACTCGACGCCGCGACCCCGTCGGCACCCGGACCGGGCCATTCGGGCCCGCAGGCCGAGGCCGAACTCGAACTGATCCCCGAGTCCGCGAAGACCCATGACGTGCGCGGACAGTTCTGGATCTGGGCCGGTGCGAACATCGCGCCGATCAACTGGGTGCTGGGTGCACTCGGCGTCACGATGGGCCTCGGGCTGTGGGAGACGGTGGCGGTCCTCGTCGTCGGCAATGCCATCGGCATGACCATCTTCGGCGTCTTCGTCGTCATCGGTCAGCGCACCGGGGTCACCGGAATGGTGCTGTCGCGAGCCGTCTTCGGACGCCGCGGCGCCTACGTTCCCGCCGCCGTCCAGGCCCTGGTCTGCATGGGCTGGTGCGCGGTCAACACCTGGATCGTTCTCGACTTGGTGATGGCGCTGCTCGGCGAGATGGGACTCGTCGACCCGGACCTCGACAACAACGCCGCACGGATCGTCGTGGCCGCGGTCATCATGGGGATGCAGGTGACGATCGCGTGGTTCGGGTACCGGGTGATCTCCGCGTTCGAACGATGGACGGTGCCTCCGACGGTCGCGATCCTGCTCGTCATGACCGTCGTCGCGTGGGTCGGCCTCGACGTCGACTGGGGACAGACGACCGCTCCGGGGCTCACGGGATCGGCCCACATCGGAGCGATCACGGCGGTGATGACCGCGATCGGCATCGGCTGGGGTCTGACGTGGATCGGTTACGCCGGCGACTACTCGCGCTTCGTGTCCCGGGACGTCCCGTCGCGCAGGCTGTTTCTCGCCAGTGCACTCGGGCAGTTCATCCCGGTCGTCTGGCTCGGCGTGCTGGGTGCGTCCCTGGCGACATTGAGCGACTCCGCCGACCCGGGTGAGATCATCGTCGACGCCTACGGCGTTCTCGCACTGCCGGTTCTGTTGCTGGTGATCCACGGACCGCTCGCGACCAACATCCTCAACATCTACACGTGCACGGTGTCGACGCAGGCGCTCGACATCCGCGTCGACCGGCGCGTGCTGAACCTGATCATCGGCGTCGTGGCGATGGCGGTCGTCGTCTACTTCGTGCTCAACAGCGACTTCGCTACCACCATCGACTTCTGGCTGGTGTCGATCGTCGGCTGGTTGAGCCCTTGGGGCAGCGTTGTTCTCGTGCACTGGTTCCTGATCGCTCGGCAACAGATCGACGCCGAGAGTCTGTTCGCCGCACCGGCGGACAGCGTCCTGCCGATGGTCCGGCCGACCGCCCTCGTCGCACTCGCTCTCGGTGTCACCGCGACCTGGATGTTCATGTACGGGATGCTGCCGGCACTGCAGGGCCCCGTCGCCGTCGCCCTCGGTGGGATCGATCTGTCGTGGCTCGCCGGGGCAGTCGTTGCCGGCACCTCCTACTGGACCATGGAGAAACTCACCGCGCCACGCGCTGCCTGAAGCCCGTCCCGCCAGAGCCGAGGCGGTCGGCGGCGACGACGGGCGAAAGCCGCCTGCCGCATCAGGTCGTCGACTAGGGTTCGGCCCAGCGGGAGGTAACGCGGCCTCCTGATGAGGAGGTTTCATGGCCACCGTCCAGACCGCAACCGGCTCGATCGATTCCGCCGACCTCGGGAACGTGTTGGTGCATGAGCACGTCTTCATCGTCAACGAGGAATTCCGGCAGAACTATCAGGACGATTGGGACGAGGACGAGAAGGTCGCCGAAGCTATCCGCGACCTGACCGAACTGAAGGAACTCGGGATCGACACGATCCTCGACCCGACGGTTCTCGGTCTCGGCCGGTACATCCCACGCATCCAGCGGATTGCCGAACAGATCGACCTCAACATCGTCGTCGCGACCGGGTTGTACACCTACAACGACATCCCGTTCCAATTCCACTACGCGGGACCGGGAATGCTCTTCGACGTCCCGGAGCCGCTGGTCACCCTGTTCACTAAGGATCTCACCGAGGGCATCGCGGACACCGGTGTGCGGGCGGCTTTCCTCAAGTGCGCCATCGAATCCCAGGGACTGACACCGGGTGTCGAGCGCGTGATGCGCGCGGTGGGACAGACCAGCGCCCAGACCGGCGCGCCCATCACCGTGCACACCGATCCGCACAGTCAGTCGGGACTGGTCGCCCAGAAGGTCCTGGCCGAGGAAGGGGCCGACCTGACGAAGGTCGTCATCGGCCACTCCGGAGACAGCGTCGACCTCGACTACCTGATGAAACTCGCCGACGCCGGTTCCGTTCTCGGCATGGATCGTTTCGGGCTCGACCTCCTCCTGCCGTTCGACGAGCGCGTGAACACGGTCGCCGAACTGTGCAAGCGCGGCTATGCCGACCGCATGGCCCTCGCGCACGACGCCGCCTGCTTCATCGACTGGTTCGACCACGAGGCCAAGAAGCAGGCACTCCCGAAGTGGAACTATCGGCACATCAGTGAAGAGGTGTTGCCGGCGCTACGGGAACGCGGGGTGAGCGAGGCCGACATCACGACGATGCTCGTCGACGTGCCGCGACGCTACTTCGAGTAGCGGCGCGACACGGCGAGAGGGTCAGCGCAGGCTGCTCTGGTACCGGCGCATCCCGCGGAGCCACCGGTCGTAGTCGGCGCCCTTCTGGCGGTACATCTCGAGGACCTCGGGGTGGGGGAGGATGAGGAAGCGTTCGTCGGCTACGGCGTCGAGCACGATCGCGGCCACCGCCCCGGGCGTGAGCACCGTGCCCGCGGTCTCCACGGCGCGCTGCATCAGTCGTTGCTCCTCGGTGGCGGAATCACCTTCCGGCCGCAGCAGTTTGGTGTCGACGCCCATCGGGCAGAGGCAGCTCACCCGGATGCCGTCGTCGCCGTGGGTGATGTTGAGCCATTCCGCGAAGCCGACCGCCGCGTGCTTGGTGACCGAGTACGGGGCGTTGCCGATCTGCGTGAGCAGACCCGCGGCCGACGCCGTGCTGACGAAGTAGCCGGTCCCTCGTTCCACCCAGTCCGGGACGAGGCGCCGAGCTGCTCGGATGTGGGCGCGGAGATTGACGTCCAGCGTGAGATCCCACACCGCCTCGGCGGTGTCGACACCGCCACCCACACCCACGCCGGCATTGGCGAAGTAGAGATCGACCGGGCCGA
Protein-coding sequences here:
- a CDS encoding acyl-CoA dehydrogenase family protein — encoded protein: MCAAFIELLGSPEQRDATYRRVAQGSWTGNALSENNSHILDWKVRATPRDDGGYVLNGTKHFCSGALGSDLLLVFGVAQDDDSPERSGIITAVIPTDRGGVRPNNDWKALGMRRTDSGTTDFKDVQVLPHEVLGAPNSVITDFFGYRRASLFGPLVQLIFSHVYIGIAAEALDSAREYTLEHARPWTPAGVSEATQDPYVVRTFGELAIKLQGADAAARDASHAVQRIWEKGDALAPADRASLMVQVSGVKVLATEAGLSIGSRIFEVIGARGTHPRLGLDRFWRNIRTHSLHDPVAYKIADVGQYF
- a CDS encoding integrase core domain-containing protein; amino-acid sequence: MHRPIERAQYRAIRYTERLAEAEAVTSVGSKGDSYDNAMAEAFNSLFKAECIRNPVMRPRGGWAGVGEVEIAVAEYVEWFNHRRLHGEIGHVPPVEYESAYWSTHTVTSYRENPVPANAGTN
- a CDS encoding IS30 family transposase; amino-acid sequence: MEVFAVATADWSRRTSDVAVGVRRQWRADRALRPAMRSPGRPEPSRQVQREFWRVVATGVSTAQASIAVGVSVPVGTRWFRHAGGMRPLSLDEPSGRYLSFAEREEIALLRAQDRGVREIARWIGRSPATISRELRRNAATRSGKLEYRALVAQWKAQQAAKRPKTAKLVAHVELREYVQDRLAGVVRRPDGTIAAGPTPPPWKGLNKPHRANRRWSLAWSPEQISQRLKVDFPDDESMRISHEAIYQSLFIEGRGALKRELVACLRTGRALREPRARSRNKPQGHVTSDVVFSQRPAEAEDRAVPGHWEGDLIIGTGRSAIGTIVERRSRATLLVHLPRQQGWGEQPPVKNGPALGGYGAIAMNAGLTASIAALPQQLRKTLTWDRGKELSAHAQFAMDTGTQVFFADPHSPWQRPSNENTNGVLRQYFPKGTDLSRWSAEDLEAIAYTLNNRPRKVLGWKTPAEVFGEQLHSLQQPSVASTD
- a CDS encoding IS3 family transposase, with translation MEFVAAHRDEHGVDPICAALRDTSAQIAPSTVRAHLSPQKTEAPRVVRDRELLTQVRAVHADNLGVYGARKVHAQLRRQGHSAARCTVERLMKADGLQGIARLKTRKTTRSEGAETPRPADRVNRQFTAAAPNALWVADLTYIRTHSGWVYAAFVLDVFSRMVVGWQVSTTMHTDLALDALNMGLWARSRAGHDVAGLIHHSDRGVQGGFNWSSQHHDHGGVCGGYGGLESEDQRCGGRCSSAVAC
- a CDS encoding transposase, with the translated sequence MAAPRKYSEELKDRATRMACEARRDPDSSRGAIKRIADQLGVHPEALRNWVRQAEIDGGVRPGTTSEDADRIAALERENRELRRANTILKQASAFFAAEIDRPQR
- a CDS encoding LLM class flavin-dependent oxidoreductase — its product is MTQDTRSAATNDFLSGAYYKKIAQTLERGKFDLLFLPDALAVEDSYGHDLQTGVGLGGQGAIALEPATVVATMAAVTDRLGLGATISTTYYPPFHVARILATLDNLSDGRVSWNIVTSLNDSEAKNFGIDAHLEHDTRYDRADEFVEVVRKLWNSWDDDALLLDKICGRFADPKKVHYVDHRGDWFDVRGPLQIPPSSQREPVLLQAGLSPRGRRFAGQWADAVFSISPTLEMMQRTYQDIKGQVSAAGRNPDATKVFTAVMPILGETEAIARDRLEYINGLVHPEVGLSTLSSHSGIDLSAFPLDAKYSDIVASLGDAHIPTMLHMFSTVASDGEDLTLADLGKRYGTNVGFVPQWGGTPTQIADRLVEYFDARAADGFIISAAYLPGVYEDFVDQVVPLLQERGVFRDEYEGSTLRDHLGLELPSGAAAL